The genomic DNA aaaaaattaaacaacttGTAAGAACAACAGATAAAGGTTTAATGGCCTCTCTGTCTGTGCTTAATAGTCTTCATACATGACTGCAAAAGCTACATCTATGGACATTTATGTCCCAAATTTCCTTGCCAGTATGATTGGATTCTTCCAACACGTGTGCTCAAGACATAGTGCATTGTTCACATAAGAACAAGGAGTCAGAAATGCTTCCCAAACTTAACACTGGGGAAGACCCAAGgccttattttaaaacttaaactGACTAGGAGTTCGATTTACAAGTCAACTGGATTACTTACAAGAGAGTGAGTTTTAGACTGGCTCTGAAATGCAAAGTAAGTATCTAATTCCTTTCCCGTACTCAAATCCTCTGTAGTGCCAACTCTTACCGATCGGATGATACCTTTTACAAACTGTTATAAACTCTCTTTCATCACAGGACTTTGCAATGtaataaataaagcttttaatGCCATGAATGACATTGTGCAACTTTTGAATCAGTCATATAACATTCACCAAAACCTTTGCATAAACTAAGTATTTGTCAAATTCTCTAATGCTGTGAAACTCCAAAAAGTTTGTTCAGTCACTGCTGAACTTCATAAATCAAATTACCATGAGATGTTATACAGTTATTGTTTAGCATTAAAAGAAGTGATTATTATACAGTCCTCAATACGTAATATTAATTCCAAACCTTCTAGCTATGCTGATTGAATTACGGAAGATTGTTTATATGAGCAGGTTTTGAAAGTCAGActcaaaaaagtaataatcaCCTGGATCATGGAAAAGCCCCAGCCGattatttgctttcattttttagtatttttttctctttagaaaaacaaatgcgTAATCGAAATCTTACACTTCCTCTGAAAACGACACTGCAAGtcatttacaaatatttcctAAATCAATCAGTCTGTGTACAGGCACAGGGCACTGCTCACATGAAGCACATTACAGGACATGACAGAATTTAAATGTATTGTTGATCACACTGAAGTCCCATTACTGTCAGTAGTAGCTGATGATACAAGCAGGCAACGCAATTTGTACTCGATGGTAGAATTCCAACTGGTATTTGATCAGGCTCTGGGAAAATAAAGATGacaataaaacaaatactgcaAATTAGCTCACTGATTATATGGAAGTATCTTTACctctttttaaacaagtttgataatttaaaaaacaagaaaaaaacctttaaattaATGTAGAGGTGTTCCTCTGATCTAATATAAGGCCTTTTCTTACCAAATGGGTAGCATCAACGGAGGCAGTCTCAATGGACAAAATGGTGCTGTGATGTCACCCCTTTTTCTCCAACTCCATCTATCAGCCTGACAAAGTTTCCTGGTGGTGCTTTTTTTTACCTGATGGTTGATTAAACACTTCCATCATCAGTGGCAATGCTGACAAAAATTATATAatcatatttattaatttttaaagtgctgTATTGTGAGCACTACAATGATCTGAAATGGAACAGCTGTCGCTTCTTTACGCACATGTACCTGGGCTTCCATAGGGCTCTTTATACTATTAAATTAGAAAAGTCTCCTTTTAGTGATGCACAATGGATATATACGTGCCAGGTAGGAGAAGATAAACTGTACTAACTCAGAAACATAACAGAAAGCAGATCCCCCATTTCATTATCAAGCAAAACTGCCATTAAAGTTGCAAGGTCTAAAGTTTCTTTTGCACTAATCAGAAGTAACTCCAGTGAAAGCAGGGCAGTTACAATTGATATAATTACAGGATGAACTTGGCTTACAACTTTGCTTTCTACTGCTACTAATGTAGTTAGGGCTTACATATACAATGTATTATTTATAGTATTTTAATCGATTTTGAATAGGAGCCAGACAAACGTATAATATAAATAGTACCAGGAATGGCAACTGGATGGattgtttttcacttttctctgcAAATGAAACAGACAATAAATTGTTTAAAGTAGATGGGCTTTTTCACTGGGAAGTGAACACAAAGTGAATAAacactggagaaaaaataatacagtcCCCTAGAACTAGAAAACACTCTATCTTTCCAGTGGCATTCTTACCTGCAAAAAAAGGTGGCTGGAGCTATCCACAGTTAAAAGGAGAGATTGAGGTCTTTCTCAGCCAAACTCAAATATCCTTTATCTGTTTAGCAACTTGAGACTATTGAGAATATCTTCTGCTTGACCCCCAACAAAAGATATTTTGGGAAGAGTACagttttagaaataattaaaaaaatcgGATGGTAAGAGAACGTGTAtaatggagaaaaggaaaaataaaggaagaacaCCAGCTTAGATTTTTTCAAAGGTGATCCAACACTCAATCATTTTAGTCTGAATATTACAGCATTTTTACCAAGCTCTGTTCTTTCCCTTTGAACTCTGTGGGTTGGGAACCTCTGCCAGTCTGATCTGTGAAGTGCTTAGTATTTTTCACTGCTTgacaaatatataaatattcagCCCAAAATACATTTACCCTTgctcttctgtatttcaaacaaaaataacccaatcttatttttcaagtttcttcCTTGTATGGTTTGCTATAAAGCACCatcagtttttaaatgtttattatttttgttattactgTAGAGCAAAATTAGACATTGGGCAATGATTATTACTAAAATTCTGAAAGACATACATCTCCCACCTTTCTAAAGCTTTCCAAGATCCTAATTTAGAAAATCTGTCACTCTGTGGTTCTTAATTTTCTCAAGAACCTCAAATTGCTGATAGTGTCTCACACTAATAAACACTAGAAGTAGTCCCTAGGACTGAGAGAGAGAGGGGTAAATTTCAAGCTAGTAAACTGAATGCACTGGTTTGCATTCACACACGCAGGCGAAGGCACATCTGtccttgctgaagtcaaaggGAATTTTTGCCTTGAAGCCAGGACTACATTTTCACAATTCACACTGAACCCTCTATAAAAGCAAAAGGTGGGGAAAGTCCTTGTAGGAGAATAACAGGACTGGTTATATCACTCCTAGGAATAGGTTTGAAAACACATGCCATGTGGGCTGAGTGGGCATATGCAAAGGTGAAAAGACATGGTCTTTTCAAAGCAATGAGATTATTTCGGCAGCGGGCAGGCAAGGAGCATGAAGCGAGACAGCGATTTAAGAATATTATCATTGGCACTGTCAcgagcatttttttaaacttttcttcagCCGATTCCAAAATACGTTTCGAAAACGCATGAAGCCCCTACCGCTCCCGCGACATCCAGAAGCACTGCTGTACCGATTTTACGGACACTTTAGTCCCGTCGGCCACCCAGCAGAAGCTTTCCCTCCCGCCTTCACGGGactcccctcccgccccgccaaCAGCTGTCCCGAGCACACCCGCGGCCGCTACGCGCAACCCCCGGCGCCCCCGCGGTggcagcgccgccgccccggcagggACACCGCGGGGGGAGGCTGGGCGGCGGGGAGGGACACCCCGGGGGCAGGCAGGGCGGCGGGAGGGACGTGCCGGGGGAGGcagggccgggcggcggcggggcttCTCGGCCGGCGCGGTCCaggggggagccgggggcagCGGAGCGCCGGGAGCCTGCCCGGCTCCTACCTGGTAGGCGTCGGGGATGTTGACGGTCTCTCCGTGCTCCGCCACGTAGCCGATGATGCCCTTGCCCCAGGGCACCTGCACCTCGTTGCTGTTCTCGGTGGAGCCGCAGGGCAGCAGCGGGGTGCCGGCGTGCACGTCGAAGAACTTGGAGACCAGGCTCTTCTTGCCGGCGGCGGCCCCCTCCACGAGGAAGAGGGAGCCCCGGTCGGCGTCCACCATGAGGCAGACGAAGATGAGGATCTTGTAGCTGAGGCTGGTGAGGTCCAGGTCGTTGGAGATGTCCTTGACCAGCTCCAGGAAGAACTGGCGCTCGTTGTGCTCCTTGAGGTAGCGCTTGTAGTCCAGGGCGGTGGGGGGGTACTGGGGCAGGCTGACGCGGGACTCCAGCAGGGCGCTGAGGATGTGGGCGGTGGTGGGGGGCAAGGAGCTGGCCTTCCGCagcagcgcccgccgccgcaCGCTGCTCAGCGGCTCCTGCGCCCGGGCGTGCACATGCTCGTCGTAGGTGAGGTTGACGTGGATGGCCTTGGAGCGGGCGAAGCTCTTCCGCAGCTCCTTCTGGGAGGCTCGCCGCTGcaggcccccgccgccggggccgcccgcgcTGCCCCAGCCGCCGCCGGGGCCTCCGCCGCTCCGGCGCTCCTCCGAcgggccgccggcggggggggcgggcgctTTAGGGAGCGAGTTCTTCCTCTTCAGCCACTTCTCCACCAGCTCCGGGTGCCTCTCCAGGAAACTTTCCACCGCCGCCACGTCGAGGCCGGCGTCGGCCGCCATggtgccggcggcgggggcggctcAAGCCGCGGGAGCCCCCGCGGCGACCatgccccgccgccgccacgtGCTGCCGCCGCCCCGACGGCCGCTCCGGGCCGCGGGGGGCTTCCGGCAGCCCCGGAGAGGGGCTGCTTCTGCCCCTTGCCCGGGCCCTTCCCCGGGGGCGCGCCTTCTTCTcgccccctccttccccccgcGACCTCTTTCTCCTGCCCACCACTCTttattagtagtagtagtagtattcGTATTATTCTAGGTATTTTCCTGCTCTCCGGCTCTCAGCCCTCTTTGGTTTTGGCCCCGGTCCCCCGGTTCTGGGCCGGCTCCGCCGGTGAGCCGGGCaggcgctgccgccgcgcctCGGGAGGTGCTCCGGGAGCGCTCGGGCGAACCCCTTCTGCCAAGTGCTGTCAGTGCTGGCGGCGGCTGCTGCGTAACCCAGCCGGCGGACCActgaggagggaggggagggcgaGGGGAGGACGCGTGAGCCGAGcgggggggcaggcggggaggagggagggctggcaagccccgctgcggggggaggcaccgccgcccgccgggcGGCAGCCGCCTCGGCAGCCTGCGCGGGGGTGAGGGCGGGCGTGCGGGGCGAGGCGCGCAGGGTCCTCCGGCGGGAGGACCCCGAGCAGCGGGGAGCTGCGCTAGGGAGCTCCGCGCTGGCGGGCGCCTCGTTCAGGAGCATCGCGGGGAGAGGGAGGGTCCTTTTGTCTGCGATGCGTGTGCAGGGAAGGGGCAAACCCGGCCGCGGCTCCCGCGTGCGGTCTGCGGGAGAGGCGGGGGGAGGTAACGCAACCGCTCCCGTTAAGGATGTTTAATTTACAGCATTATTTGCGCTACTTCAGTACTTCAGAAGACAGGCGGACAAACGGAGCCCTTTCAGAAAGACCAAGTGAGTTCCGTTTCTGGAATCCTTGAGTTGAGACGCCTGCAGCCTCTCCCGTGCGGGGACCTGGCTCTGCCCGCCGCGCACCGTTTGTGCGGCGCTTCACGCCCGGGGCTGTGTAAGAGGGGCAGAGAGCAGGCTCCTGCCCGCCGCCCACAAAGCCGCCCAGGGCTTTCTGCCCGAAAGCCGCTTTCCCTCGGGGCCGGGCGCCCGCGGGCTGCCCCAGGGCGCGCCTGGGTGCCCGCTCCTGCTGCGGCGGCTGGCAGACGGAAACCGGGCGCATCCGCTGAGGCAGGCGGACCGGCGTTATTTTTGCGCGCACGTGGAGCACGTTTCATTGCTAAATCGATGCCTACGCATAAGCGATTGAAAAACCGGAGTCACGGATCTTAACGCGTGAAAAATGCCGTTCATGCGCTCACCAAAGACTGAATGAAGGCGGCTTCAGAAATTCATGAATGGGAGTTTGGGTGGCTGGGAAAACACACGGGCAAATCTTCAACCAAACGGGATTCCGACCTGCCGGGGACCctgcccctgcagcagcccctcccGGCGCGGGGGTCCGGGCAGAGCCTGCAAGGAGGGGGAGCGATTTTGGGACGCGTGTCGATAGTGCGGGCGGGTGTCAGCCGGGGAGGGAGGGCTACGCGTGTGTGCCCGAAGGGCTGCCGCGTCTCCCGCAGCAGTCGGGGGTAACGAGGGGCTCCGTGCGGGTGCTGTGGCTCCCGCAGCCCTGAGACTGCTTCGGAAGCGACTAACAAAGGATTTCGCCTCCCGGTCTCGGTGCCTGCGTCGTTGCAagctgggcagcagctccctcgctgccGCGGTAGCGGCAAAGCTCCGTGCCTACCCCGCGGCGGAGCTTCATTCTGCGTTCCCGGCTCTCGCCGCTGCGCAGGGCGGCTGCCGCAGGAGCAGTTTCCATTGAGAAACCGCGCCGCCGGCGGCACCCACTCGGCAGTAGGGGGGGTGGCCGGCCTGGCCCCGGGCTGCCGTGGCggtgcgcggcggcggggagggggccgcTGCCGTCGCTGCCTTGACCGGCGGCGCCCGGCTGCAGCACCCGCGGCGGGTGGGCTGCGGGGGGAGCGGCGTGCTGGGCGAGAGGGCGGAAAGCGGGGACGTCGGAGGACAGGCTATAGGGGATCGTCCCCGAGCAGCTCGCACCTCTAAAGAAGCTGAGCTCTTTCCATACAAGTAGCTTGGACGTGAAATTGCAGGCGTATCGCGGTAAGGGCGAGGGCGACTGAAATACTACTCTTTTAAGCGTTTCTCTCAGTACGCTGCTGACACGCTGCCAGGGCTGTGAAGGAAAGGGATTTcatgcacagcagcaggcacagccccTCAGCCTACGCCAGCGACTGTCACATCGTTGGTGGAGGCCCCGCACTTGGGAGGACACAGCTGAGGTGCCACCCTCACCCCCCGCAGCGTCCACGCTGTCGGTGCACATCTGTACACTGTACACATCTGTGCTGCCACTGAACCGTCCTCGGCAGCTGGCACTCACCAGCACTTGCGTCACCATCACCCTCGAAGGGCGCCCACTTGCCCGCAGCCACTAATTGCTGCTCGGCCTTTCCAGTGGCATTTGCGTTTTTGCAACACTGGCACAGACACTCCACGTATACAAAGAAATCGCAGAAGCTGCTGAAAGCCTGGTAGGCATGTACCCCGAGCTCTCAAGCAAGGACCTTGGGCATCTGCATACAAGTGAAATAATTGTATGTACCTCATTTTTACCCTCTCACTATAGTAAGGTTTGGCCTGAGCGCTCATGCCAGTGCTTACAACAAAATGGTTACTGTGTAGCAGTTCTCTATGTAAACACTTAAAGCAATTTAGTGTTTCCATAAGCCTAGGTGTAAACAACGTCTTCCCTTACCATTTCTTCAGACAGTCTTGTGGCATCGTAGTTCATTTGCTGAGGGTCTATGCATGGGCTTTGATTACAGCAAAAATCTGCATATTGACAATCTCTCAAATCGCAGAGTCAAGACTGACAGAAGTGAAAACACGGTTGTCACCACTGCATAAAATACATAGTGAACAACTTACTGTAACACCTTAATGGTAAAGAACTCTGCAGCCCCAAATTGTGTATAAACGATAATcctcttttttaaagataaaatgtgACAAACATGATCACAGTGGTTTGTCTATTCTGTAACTGGAGCAGCATTTTGACATGCTGTCATGGTAAAACCTGCCGCCGAAGCCTGGCTTGGTGTGCATCGGTGGATGTTGGGAGAAAACTTGGGTCTGTCGGTGTTCTGGCACACATCAGACCATGCCTCTGTGTGCAGGGTGAGTAAACCAAGTGCACCatgtgctgggctgcagcttcctaTGTGGGCCTGAGCTAGAGCAGTTGGTGTCGGTGAAAATACCTACTACTATCATTTGCTTAAGCTACTTAGCCCTCATTCATTCTATATGTTAGAGGATAAGGATACCTTGATATATTAGCctcaatggagaaaaaaaagtccacaaCTCTGAAAAATGACCGATAGGTgcttatgtttttttaatacacaaagGAACACTAACAATACAATGAGTGGGATTATGTTTTTGAATCAAAAAGGTCATGGATGTTCAGGTATTTCCTCAACATTCTTTTAGGTCAACATCACTACTGAGAGGTTACTTGTCCCCTGAAAATATCTGATATTCTTGATATTCTGCTTCCATCATCCTTATATAGTGTTCTTTTAATGTAAGGTTATGTTTAGTTATCTACTGCGTATGGTACTTTCCTTCACAGATGATAAtgctgaggattttttttccaaaagaaaaaattcatttaGTTGTTAGTCCTAATACTTACAGGCACTTTCTTATTTACATAGCCACAACTGAATAATAGTTTCAGTGGGTGTTTGAATAACTATTTGCAGAATCGGGCTCTTGATCTCCTTATAGAAAGGAACAGTATTTCTATAGTACGCTTCACAAAGGTCTATGAAGTATATAACAATATAAATAATGCTCACCTCCCAATGTTGTTTATTAGGACATAGCATCTGAAAACATATCCTTATATGATTTTGCTAACGCCAGTCCCTAATGAATAATTGACATCAAAATACTAAAACTTGACATAGAAGCTAGtcaaaattcaaaacatttttcactgacattacagctgctgcagcaatgTTTCATGAAGTTGCTTTTTTCAATTATGCAATAAGATCAGCTCTTTCATTCTGCTTTCTAATtccagcaaaaataatttttgtaccAGGAATGTATTTCTTACGGTTTTCCAAATACTCCGTCAGTGTATTCTCACACCAGACAactcctgaaaaacaaaaaacatagTAAAATACAAGGCTGGGCCAACATcatgtatttatgaaaatacCAACCATCTCAAATCAAAGGTGTGATGCTCCTGAATGTAATGTACCCAGAATCCAAGAGGAATGTGAACATAAATGATACATAATATAAAATGCACAAGCTATACATTGTCTTTGTGTGACTTTaataagtaaaatataaatCCTTTTTGCATCATGGACAGTTGCACCAGTCTTTGCTCCATTTCGCGTACATCTACTTACTACTTTTAAACTATGTAAGTATCTTTGTAATTCCAGTATCCAGAAGACGCAACTTTAATTTCATACAGTTGTTGAAAATGAGCATCTACAGATTGACATGACATTCATAACGGCTGTGCTCCATTGAAGGGCATTAGAAAAAGGGTTGTCAGTGGCCAGGGCCGGGAATCTCTTGACAGAAGTTGAAAAACCGTTAGTGTTTCCTTCCAATCCTGCTAAAACTTGTCTCTATCAACAGAAGTCTACTGTTGTACTGAAGGCTACTGAAATACCTATAATGATATGTTCAAGTTTCTCTTCTGTCCTCCAGAGTTGACTCTTCCCATTGTCTGAAGTGAATTTAGATACCACTTTGttggctttcttttaaaaacttgtacTAACATCTGTATGATTTGTTCACTAaattttttatgagaaaaaataGTTAATATATGCTGACAATGTTTTCTATGAAGAAAGTCCCAGTATAAAGTCAATATCACAAAACATTTCCcaggaatcacagaaaaattaaaaagtcagcAGATTCTAAAACACCTTagtaaccagaaaaaaaacaggactGTATTTGTAATTAATAGCTTGATTCAAATAATGTAACTTATATTCAAATAATATAAACAAAATCAATGAAACCCACACagaattactttcatttttacatgTTCCACTGCTTTTCAAAACTAACTGTATGAAAAACACAAGACAAGTCATAGCTTACTAGTAGGTGATGGTATTTAGTCAAGTGTTCTGAGCGAAACAACTGCAGCACACCACGATGCCAGTAGAGGGTAGTGACCAGCAAACAAAATCTAAAAGCACTCTTAAGAAACAGAAACGAAAATCTGCCCATTGATACTACAAAGTTCTGGGAAATCTATATACCTTCTGACCTGGTGTGCTGAATATTGGTAAAATTCCCTTTTAATATAGGGACCgaggatttttgtttctgaaactaTAGTTCAGATTCATCTGCAGTTATGCAAAGTAGACAGTTGTGAGAGTAAATCCTTGTGAGTAAGGCTTTCTATTGTACCtctaaagaaaaagttttttcatATATGTCCTCTCCAACACTGCACCTCATCCATGTCACCTGTTAGTTTTACCTTTGTTCTTGTTTGCATCTGAGTAAGAAAATCCTGCAGCTTGTCTTGTTCTGCGGCCAAATAAACCCCAAAGATTTGGTCCTGTCTTGTGTGTTCCATCTTTTTCAACTGTGTGGTACTGAGAacatttctgaatgcttttttcAACATCACCCATTTTGATCTGTGTAGAAGATCTAAAAAACCAGGAAATTTGAACAATATTGCAGAAAACTTCACTGTTGTTGGTCACATTTATCATCCTCTTCTACAGTTTTTCTGTCTGGCACAGTAATAAAAACTAATGTGTCTCAAAGTCATGAAAATTTGACCCAGACTTAATTGTAAAGGTAAGTTTGGGTAAGACTCTGTTAAGCTGCGTGGTTTCTTAATGTGATCTGGTTGCTGATGGTCatgaattaaatttttttaagttatccAATTTACAATTAGGAAAAAGCACCATGGGTTTTTTGTGGCATCTCTGAGAGATGCAGAATTACAGAATTTGTTATTCTTATCTTTGGAGGTTAAGGTAGCTTTAAGTTCCTTGATTGCTCTTCTAAAGCTACTTCGATGGCAAGGGTAAAAGTCAACGTATTTTTGTCTAGAAGGCAGatctaaaacacagcagcacCTCAGGATTTCCCTGTGGGTTGCAGTGCTACCTAGAATATCTCCAGAACTGTAGGATTCAACTCCTCCTCCACTGCCTGTCAGGACACGTTCATGATAAGGGTGATTTCCAGAGGCAATGGCCTGGACAGAGGGGGAAGGTGCCTGCGAGGCTGCCCTTGGGCCTGTGTCTGCCGGGGAATGAAGGACTGTCGAGCACCTTTTGGCCCTCGGAGGGCACGAAAGGCAAGGCCGCCCCGCTGACACCCGGGCACCGACCACCCCTCCTGAAGCCCGGTGAGCCACCTGCTGTCGCTCCACTCTCGGCCTGTCAAACAGCAGGTGTCATCAAAGCGATGTCCAATCGCGGAGAGGACAACTCGGCACGTTCTCTCCTGACTGGTGCGTTCTAGGCCCATGGGGCGGGATTCAGCATCGCGCCCTTTTTtctggagggagggggaggcggTGGCTGTGGAGTGCTGTGCCAATGGTCCCAacggccgggggggggggccacgACAGTGTCGTGGCGCCCCAGGCAGTGCCACCCTCCCTCTGCAGGCACCTTCCGCACGCCTGAATGCTTGCTTTTCTACCAGAGTGGTGTTGTGTCCTCCTTATGGCTCCACTCTCCAGTGCCAGGGAGAAATGGCGCCAGGAGTTGGGAGAAAACGAGTGCAGAGTTCGGTGCTGGAAGGAACATCGCCTTCCAGCTCTAAAACACTGCTCCTGATGTGTTGAGTTGTAACCTCGCTTTTCTCTAAAGACCTCCCACCGGTGTGCAAAGAAAGAGATTACTAGATTTTCCGAAATACTCCTTTACACGGAACCAAACCCAACCACTGCATCCAAAGTATGTTCCTCTAAAAATACCCATCAACCCTCTACATTACACTCCCAAAACAGGACACCGTTTAACCCCCACAAAAATGCTGCTTCCAAGGCCACTGCCAGGACTGCAAAGCACTCAAAATACTGCCTCCTCCAGATCTTCAGATTGCCAGACCTTGCCTCCACGAAACTTTGCTGATACGAACTTGACAACTACATCTGCGTGAGTGTGAAAGAGAGGGGGGATTTCTGCATATTTAATTTGCTTGTGGAAAATAATAGAAAGAATGTGTGCACCCCGATCTC from Gavia stellata isolate bGavSte3 chromosome 8, bGavSte3.hap2, whole genome shotgun sequence includes the following:
- the LOC104250758 gene encoding cytochrome c, somatic; the protein is MGDVEKSIQKCSQYHTVEKDGTHKTGPNLWGLFGRRTRQAAGFSYSDANKNKGVVWCENTLTEYLENRKKYIPGTKIIFAGIRKQNERADLIA